The Pedobacter africanus genome has a window encoding:
- a CDS encoding patatin-like phospholipase family protein: protein MFIIILAVLAFPGYGQKVGLVLSGGGAKGIAHIGTLKALEENNIPIDYITGTSMGGIVGALYAAGYSPTQIEKLALSAEFQDWVSGRFKSDYSFFFQKKPLNPSIITAKLSLDTSLRMSFRSNLVNDIPLNFALLELFSQASAASKDNFDNLFVPYRCMVSDVLSQTSITVKKGSLAEAVRATMTVPLVYRPIKLDEKYVFDGGLYNNFPADVMKKEFNPDLMIGANVSSKTYNEYPKNRDERLMNRLMVFMFLSKSDSTLIGENGVYIQPDLKDYSVTNFNPVEALIKQGYDATMATMEQIKKKVKRRVNIHELMTRRKDFNSKKPDLLFSSVIVTGVNNQQKKYIERLFKSDKPTFNLNDIKQGYYKLVADETFETIYPKITYNPVADSYNFDILAQPRKSLKIDFGGNISTRPISNVFLGVQYNYLNKKAYTFGVNLYSGRFYESLQMNGRIDYPSGLPLFLAADVTYNHFNYYNTSSIFIENPHPTYIEQSDQKIELKMGMPLNRNAKITLSSAFINNNDRYSPNNTFAIGDVLEKTILTGSLSALSFEQYTFNRKQYASRGRNFLLSFGYFAGRESYTPGNINGSGSMLASKVSVSRQFRQWIKIKASDENYFFHLGRYTLGYQAEAVFSNIPLFSNYYSSLLAAPAFYPLQDSRSVFLENFRATSYLAGGIKNIYNVKRNLDLRLEGYVFLPYREFEKINFQEVAHKKAFTQWHYAGTAGLVYHTPLGPIGLSYNLYDNPIKRNGVLLHLGYLIYNKRSTE from the coding sequence TTGTTTATCATCATCCTTGCTGTTCTGGCATTTCCGGGTTATGGCCAGAAGGTTGGACTGGTATTGAGTGGCGGAGGCGCCAAAGGCATTGCACACATTGGCACATTAAAGGCGCTCGAAGAAAACAACATCCCGATAGATTACATTACCGGCACTTCTATGGGTGGCATTGTTGGTGCCTTGTATGCTGCAGGCTATTCGCCCACACAAATCGAGAAACTGGCATTAAGCGCGGAGTTTCAGGATTGGGTAAGCGGAAGGTTTAAAAGTGACTACTCCTTTTTCTTCCAGAAAAAGCCACTGAACCCTTCAATCATTACAGCGAAGCTTTCGCTCGATACCAGTTTGCGTATGAGTTTCAGATCAAACCTTGTGAACGACATCCCCTTGAATTTCGCTTTACTCGAGCTTTTTTCACAGGCATCTGCTGCATCCAAAGACAATTTTGACAACCTGTTTGTACCCTACCGGTGTATGGTGTCCGATGTCTTGTCGCAAACCAGCATTACCGTAAAAAAAGGCAGCCTTGCGGAAGCGGTAAGGGCTACCATGACCGTCCCCCTGGTGTACCGGCCCATAAAACTGGACGAAAAATATGTTTTTGATGGTGGGCTATACAATAACTTCCCGGCCGATGTGATGAAAAAGGAGTTTAACCCCGACCTGATGATCGGTGCCAATGTATCCTCAAAAACCTACAACGAATATCCTAAGAACCGTGATGAGCGGCTGATGAACCGGTTAATGGTATTTATGTTCCTCTCAAAATCCGACTCTACCCTGATCGGTGAAAACGGTGTATACATCCAGCCCGACCTGAAAGACTATAGCGTAACCAATTTTAACCCTGTGGAAGCGCTGATCAAACAAGGCTACGACGCCACTATGGCCACTATGGAGCAAATCAAAAAGAAAGTCAAAAGGCGCGTTAACATCCACGAGCTCATGACCAGGCGAAAAGACTTTAACAGTAAAAAACCTGATCTTCTGTTCAGCAGTGTAATAGTTACCGGGGTAAACAACCAGCAGAAAAAGTACATAGAACGTCTTTTTAAAAGCGATAAACCCACATTTAACCTGAACGACATTAAACAGGGCTATTATAAATTGGTTGCCGATGAAACTTTTGAAACCATTTACCCTAAAATAACTTATAACCCGGTAGCAGACAGTTACAACTTCGACATACTGGCCCAGCCCCGCAAAAGCCTCAAAATTGATTTCGGAGGTAATATCTCTACCCGTCCCATCAGCAATGTTTTCCTGGGCGTACAGTACAATTATCTTAACAAGAAGGCTTATACTTTTGGTGTGAACCTTTATTCAGGACGTTTTTACGAATCCCTGCAAATGAATGGCCGCATAGATTATCCTTCTGGTTTGCCCCTTTTCCTGGCTGCCGACGTAACCTATAACCACTTTAACTATTACAATACCAGCTCCATTTTTATTGAAAACCCGCATCCGACTTATATAGAGCAGTCTGACCAAAAAATAGAGCTTAAAATGGGTATGCCCCTAAACAGGAATGCAAAGATCACCCTGAGCAGTGCCTTTATCAATAACAACGACAGGTATAGCCCGAACAATACCTTTGCCATCGGTGACGTACTTGAAAAAACAATCCTCACCGGATCCTTATCTGCGCTTTCTTTTGAACAATATACCTTTAACCGCAAGCAATATGCCAGCAGGGGCCGTAACTTCCTGCTCAGCTTCGGGTATTTTGCGGGCAGGGAAAGTTATACCCCGGGTAATATCAATGGATCAGGAAGTATGCTTGCTTCGAAAGTAAGTGTAAGCAGACAGTTCAGGCAATGGATAAAGATCAAAGCCAGCGACGAAAATTATTTCTTCCACCTGGGCAGGTATACCCTGGGGTATCAAGCCGAAGCCGTATTTTCGAACATACCGCTGTTTTCAAATTATTATTCGAGCCTGCTTGCGGCACCCGCATTTTATCCTTTGCAAGACAGCCGATCTGTATTTCTGGAAAATTTCAGAGCCACATCTTACCTTGCAGGGGGCATTAAAAATATTTACAACGTCAAAAGAAACCTGGACCTAAGGCTAGAAGGCTATGTATTTCTTCCTTACCGGGAATTTGAAAAAATAAACTTCCAGGAAGTGGCCCATAAAAAAGCTTT
- a CDS encoding glycoside hydrolase domain-containing protein encodes MKQIIALFMVLLLGKTAAAQKLTINDKTISIPGKQVVLNSDGFPAMIQTSLKLITEPIHFHLPVSSNHKDLKLRSEVLKFSDQKPGEIKWSVKNVSDSLTMQVNASLTAKGLLSYAVEVTAINDIDLDNIRLHLPITPEAAGSIKGLGLTEQKRPDVVDWKWTSAHKGEDKVWLGDMAGGLQYQLSSNESNTLPSSWSNSGKGGIHIEQKGKAILADNYSGEHHLKKGDKLSYNFTVLITGADGE; translated from the coding sequence ATGAAACAGATCATTGCCCTTTTTATGGTTTTGCTACTGGGTAAAACTGCAGCTGCACAAAAACTTACAATTAACGATAAAACCATTTCCATTCCCGGAAAGCAGGTAGTCCTGAATTCTGATGGTTTTCCGGCCATGATCCAGACTTCGCTGAAGCTGATTACTGAACCTATCCACTTCCATTTGCCTGTAAGCTCAAATCATAAAGACCTTAAGCTGAGAAGCGAGGTCCTGAAATTTTCTGACCAGAAACCCGGGGAGATAAAATGGTCTGTAAAAAATGTTTCCGATAGCCTGACCATGCAGGTAAATGCAAGCTTAACTGCGAAAGGCCTGCTCTCTTATGCAGTTGAAGTTACTGCCATTAATGATATCGATCTGGACAACATCCGATTGCACCTGCCCATTACCCCTGAAGCTGCCGGTTCTATCAAAGGACTGGGCTTAACAGAACAAAAACGCCCGGATGTGGTGGATTGGAAATGGACTTCTGCCCATAAAGGAGAGGATAAAGTCTGGCTTGGTGATATGGCAGGCGGGTTGCAATACCAGCTGAGCAGTAATGAAAGTAATACCCTGCCTTCATCATGGTCAAACTCAGGTAAAGGTGGTATTCATATAGAACAAAAGGGTAAAGCCATACTGGCCGACAATTATAGCGGTGAGCATCACCTAAAAAAGGGGGATAAACTATCCTACAATTTTACCGTGCTCATTACCGGTGCTGATGGAGAATAA